One segment of Terriglobia bacterium DNA contains the following:
- a CDS encoding redoxin domain-containing protein, which produces MKWNIAVSAACVLLLAMNVALIRQNRQLKAQLSAPPPAMEAQPGSHVPDLQGYDVTGKPLQVAYGEDSRKVLLLVFSPTCPFCGENWPKWWQLMPALDRDTVRTVGVDLTATSTAAFLSQHQLADVPVLLRIDPQATLNYHFSMTPQTILVDRTGKVEKVWSGVLSDSSLAEIKRLARGDKSAFAQQPVLEVK; this is translated from the coding sequence ATGAAATGGAACATTGCGGTGAGTGCCGCTTGCGTCCTGCTGCTGGCGATGAATGTTGCCCTGATCCGCCAGAACCGGCAGCTCAAGGCCCAGCTTTCCGCGCCACCACCCGCCATGGAGGCCCAGCCGGGCAGCCATGTGCCCGACCTGCAGGGCTATGACGTGACGGGTAAACCGCTGCAGGTGGCTTACGGAGAAGACTCGCGCAAAGTGCTGCTGTTGGTCTTTTCGCCTACCTGTCCGTTCTGTGGAGAGAATTGGCCGAAGTGGTGGCAACTCATGCCGGCGCTGGATCGCGATACGGTCCGGACGGTGGGCGTGGACCTCACCGCCACATCAACCGCGGCTTTTCTCTCTCAGCACCAGCTTGCCGATGTTCCCGTCTTGCTGCGAATCGATCCCCAGGCGACCCTGAACTACCATTTTTCGATGACTCCGCAAACCATCCTTGTTGATCGCACCGGAAAGGTGGAGAAAGTCTGGTCAGGAGTCCTCAGTGACTCGTCGCTGGCGGAGATCAAGCGGCTCGCCCGCGGAGACAAATCTGCATTCGCACAGCAGCCCGTTCTGGAAGTGAAATGA
- a CDS encoding SDR family oxidoreductase, with the protein MELGLKGRGVIVAASSQGIGRATAEAFAREGAQVAMCARTEKTLQEAASQIRKDTSAEIYAEPLDVTDADQVQRFVEQAAKRFGRIDVCVTNAGGPPAKNFLSISSDEWRHAVDMNFMSVVHMAKAVIPYMQRHRWGRIITITSVTVKQPVAELIMSNAVRAAVVGLVKSLSNEFGKDGILVNNVAPGYTATERLQELAGVRALAAGVAPQQIYEQWAADAPVKRLGEPKEIAEAIVWLASERASYITGQTLLADGGLYRGL; encoded by the coding sequence ATGGAACTTGGACTGAAAGGCCGGGGCGTGATTGTGGCCGCCTCCAGCCAGGGGATTGGCCGGGCCACAGCAGAAGCCTTTGCCCGCGAAGGCGCGCAAGTTGCCATGTGCGCGCGCACGGAAAAAACTCTCCAGGAAGCCGCCAGCCAGATTCGCAAAGATACCAGCGCGGAAATTTACGCCGAACCGCTGGATGTGACCGACGCCGACCAGGTCCAGCGTTTTGTCGAGCAGGCAGCAAAGCGCTTTGGACGCATTGATGTATGCGTGACCAATGCGGGCGGCCCTCCGGCCAAAAATTTTCTGTCTATCTCCAGCGACGAGTGGCGCCATGCCGTGGACATGAACTTTATGAGCGTGGTCCATATGGCCAAAGCGGTGATTCCTTACATGCAGCGCCATCGCTGGGGACGGATCATCACCATCACGTCGGTCACCGTGAAACAGCCCGTCGCTGAGTTGATCATGTCCAACGCCGTCCGCGCCGCCGTGGTGGGACTGGTGAAGAGCCTGTCCAACGAGTTTGGCAAAGACGGCATCCTGGTGAACAACGTGGCGCCGGGCTACACGGCCACGGAACGCCTGCAGGAACTGGCCGGCGTCCGCGCGCTGGCAGCCGGAGTCGCCCCGCAACAGATCTACGAACAGTGGGCCGCGGACGCACCGGTGAAACGCCTGGGCGAACCCAAGGAGATCGCTGAAGCCATCGTCTGGCTGGCTTCGGAGCGGGCTTCTTACATCACCGGGCAGACTCTGTTGGCCGATGGCGGGCTCTATCGCGGGCTATAG
- a CDS encoding VOC family protein: MNDIHAETLSKPTLLAAEPQLFVADVGTSCEFYTKKLGFAVAFIYGEPPFYGQVFRDGARLNLRSLPEPAINPELRDREHLLSASITLDDAKPLFLEFQAAGVVFHQGLKTEPWGARTFIVCDPDGNLILFSGRGR, encoded by the coding sequence ATGAATGATATACACGCTGAAACTCTGTCCAAACCGACACTTCTTGCCGCCGAACCCCAGCTCTTTGTCGCCGACGTTGGAACCTCGTGTGAGTTTTATACAAAAAAGCTGGGGTTTGCGGTGGCCTTCATTTATGGTGAGCCGCCATTTTATGGACAAGTTTTCCGGGATGGAGCCAGATTGAATCTCCGATCTCTACCCGAACCCGCAATCAATCCGGAGCTTCGGGACAGAGAACATCTGCTCTCAGCATCCATCACACTCGATGATGCAAAGCCGCTCTTCCTTGAGTTTCAGGCGGCAGGCGTGGTATTTCATCAGGGACTCAAGACAGAACCGTGGGGCGCTCGCACATTCATCGTTTGCGATCCCGACGGTAATCTGATCCTTTTTTCAGGGCGAGGGCGGTAG
- a CDS encoding sodium-translocating pyrophosphatase, producing the protein MALLSLVAIALPLSTSAQAQPAAAPTQPAATASSQPAAATPAAAPQQAPASEAGGEANLKLPDLSQVSFLNGISGSKLLTLGLIFCALGLLFGLVIYVQLKNLPVHRSMREISELIYETCKTYLITQGKFILILEAFIAVVIVLYFGVLHHEYGAKKVIIILFFSLVGIAGSYGVAWFGIRVNTFANSRTAFASLRGKPYAIYAIPLKAGMSIGMLLISVELLIMLCILLFIPGDYSGPCFIGFAIGESLGAAALRIAGGIFTKIADIGSDLMKIVFKIKEDDARNPGVIADCTGDNAGDSVGPSADGFETYGVTGVALIAFILAAVHDPVVQVQLLVWIFVMRIMMLVSSAGSYFLNEAIAKARYHASDDMNFEAPLTSLVWITSIVSIILTFIVSKLMIPTLGGDASLWWKLAAIISCGTLAGAIIPELVKVFTLMSSSHVKEIVTSSEEGGASLNILSGLVAGNFSSYWLGMSMVLLMSVAFYFSTMGLGAAMLAPAVFSFGLVAFGFLGMGPVTIAVDSYGPVTDNAQSVYELSLIEHVPNIAAEVKKDFGFDVKFERAKDLLEENDGAGNTFKATAKPVLIGTAVVGATTMIFSIMMNLTNGLREHTENLSLLHAPFVLGLITGGAIIYWFTGASIQAVTTGAYRAVEFIKRNIKLEGAEKASVADSKKVVEICTQYAQKGMFNIFLTVFFATLAFAFAEPYFFIGYLISIAIFGLYQAIFMANAGGAWDNAKKVVEVVLKQKGTPLHDATVVGDTVGDPFKDTSSVAMNPIIKFTTLFGLLAVSLAVKLTGESGAMTTNVLAVVFFLVSVFFVWRSFYGMRIGALKD; encoded by the coding sequence ATGGCTTTGCTCTCATTGGTGGCGATCGCGCTGCCCCTTTCCACGTCCGCACAGGCACAGCCTGCGGCGGCACCGACCCAACCTGCGGCCACGGCGTCGTCCCAACCCGCAGCTGCCACACCCGCGGCCGCTCCGCAGCAGGCGCCGGCTTCAGAAGCAGGCGGCGAAGCCAACCTGAAGCTGCCGGACCTGAGCCAAGTCTCGTTTCTGAACGGCATCAGCGGTTCCAAACTGCTGACCCTCGGACTGATCTTCTGCGCGCTCGGCCTGCTGTTCGGCCTGGTGATTTACGTGCAACTCAAGAACCTGCCGGTGCACCGCTCCATGCGGGAGATTTCCGAACTGATCTATGAAACTTGCAAAACCTATCTGATCACGCAAGGCAAGTTCATTTTGATCCTGGAAGCGTTCATCGCGGTGGTCATCGTGCTGTACTTCGGCGTCCTGCATCACGAGTACGGCGCTAAAAAGGTGATCATCATTCTGTTCTTCAGCCTGGTGGGCATCGCCGGAAGTTACGGCGTGGCGTGGTTCGGTATCCGGGTCAACACCTTTGCCAACTCGCGTACCGCGTTCGCCAGCCTGCGGGGCAAGCCGTACGCGATTTACGCCATTCCTCTGAAGGCCGGCATGAGCATCGGCATGTTGCTGATCAGCGTGGAACTGCTGATCATGCTGTGCATCCTGCTGTTTATTCCGGGCGACTATTCCGGCCCGTGCTTCATCGGCTTTGCCATCGGCGAATCGCTGGGCGCGGCCGCGCTGCGTATTGCCGGCGGCATCTTCACCAAGATTGCCGACATCGGCTCTGACTTGATGAAGATCGTCTTCAAGATCAAGGAAGACGATGCCCGCAACCCCGGCGTGATCGCCGACTGCACCGGTGACAATGCCGGCGACTCCGTCGGACCGAGCGCTGACGGCTTTGAGACCTACGGCGTGACCGGCGTGGCCCTGATCGCCTTTATTCTGGCCGCCGTTCATGATCCCGTCGTACAGGTGCAATTGCTGGTCTGGATTTTCGTGATGCGCATCATGATGCTGGTCTCCAGCGCGGGCTCGTACTTTCTCAATGAAGCCATTGCCAAGGCCCGCTACCACGCCTCCGACGACATGAACTTTGAAGCGCCGTTGACTTCGCTGGTTTGGATCACCTCGATCGTGTCCATCATCCTGACCTTCATCGTTTCCAAGTTGATGATCCCCACGCTGGGCGGCGACGCCTCGCTGTGGTGGAAGCTGGCCGCGATCATCTCCTGCGGCACGCTGGCCGGGGCCATCATTCCCGAGCTGGTCAAAGTCTTCACCTTGATGAGTTCCAGCCACGTGAAGGAAATCGTGACGTCTTCAGAAGAGGGCGGCGCATCCCTCAACATTCTTTCCGGCCTGGTGGCCGGCAACTTCTCCTCCTACTGGCTGGGCATGAGCATGGTGCTCCTGATGTCGGTGGCTTTCTACTTCAGCACCATGGGCTTGGGCGCTGCCATGCTGGCTCCGGCCGTGTTCTCCTTCGGCCTGGTCGCGTTCGGGTTCCTGGGGATGGGGCCGGTGACCATCGCCGTGGACTCCTACGGCCCGGTCACCGACAACGCGCAATCCGTCTACGAGCTCTCGCTGATTGAGCACGTGCCCAACATTGCGGCGGAGGTCAAGAAGGACTTTGGCTTTGACGTGAAGTTTGAACGCGCCAAAGACCTGCTGGAAGAAAATGACGGCGCCGGCAACACCTTCAAGGCGACCGCCAAGCCGGTGCTGATCGGCACCGCCGTGGTGGGCGCCACCACCATGATTTTCTCCATCATGATGAACCTGACCAACGGATTGAGAGAGCACACGGAGAATCTCTCGCTCTTGCACGCTCCGTTTGTTCTCGGCCTGATTACCGGCGGCGCCATCATCTACTGGTTCACCGGCGCTTCCATCCAGGCGGTGACCACCGGCGCTTACCGCGCGGTGGAGTTCATCAAACGCAACATCAAGCTGGAAGGCGCGGAGAAGGCCTCCGTTGCCGACTCCAAGAAAGTCGTGGAAATCTGCACCCAGTACGCGCAGAAGGGTATGTTCAACATCTTCTTGACGGTCTTCTTCGCCACGCTGGCCTTCGCCTTCGCTGAACCCTATTTCTTCATCGGCTATCTGATCTCGATCGCCATCTTCGGCTTGTACCAGGCCATCTTCATGGCCAACGCCGGCGGCGCATGGGACAACGCCAAGAAAGTGGTGGAAGTGGTGCTGAAGCAGAAGGGCACGCCACTGCACGATGCCACCGTGGTCGGCGATACGGTGGGCGATCCCTTCAAGGACACTTCATCGGTGGCCATGAATCCGATCATCAAGTTCACCACCCTTTTTGGACTGCTTGCGGTATCGCTGGCGGTGAAGCTGACCGGCGAAAGCGGCGCCATGACCACCAACGTCCTGGCCGTGGTTTTCTTCCTGGTGTCTGTGTTCTTTGTGTGGCGTTCGTTCTACGGAATGCGGATTGGCGCACTCAAAGATTAG